The genomic interval TTCAGCCCTGCTGAAATTCGCGAGACGATTCAAGCGCTCGTCGCCACAGAGCAGCTCGAATTGGCCAACGCCTTGGGCGACGCTGGCATGAGCCTGTACCCACACAGCGAAGACATCTTGGCTATTACAAGTTTGTTGGCCATGATGAACCAAGACTGGCCTTTGGCTGTCGAGCTCATGGATGAGCTGGTTGAAATTCAAGGTGCCAACACACCTCCCTTTACATATGTGATGCTGGTTCGCGCCTTGCGTTGCAACCTCGACCCCGTGCGCGCTTTGGCTGTGGCGCGTCAGGGCTTGGCTGTTTACCCAGACCAAGTGGAGCTGGTGGCTGAGAAGTTGTCGCTGGATGATTTCAGCGACGCCATGATGCCGACATCGGGCGTTCAGCACTAAGCGGCAACGCAAGTGTCACTTAGCGGCAAGCGGCAACCGCTTGCCGTTTTAGATGACAAAACCTTGCCACTGAATACTTAAATGAACGAAATGACATCGGCAAAAAAGGGTAAACCCCTATTTAGCAGCGTCAAAATTAGTTGGCACGCTATGTGCTTAATCAGTTGCAAGTTTGATTGACCACGTCTGGTCAGGAGAAAAAAATGGCAGTAATTAACACCAACGTCAAAGCATTGTTTTCACAGATGGCACTCGGATCTTCCGGTCGTGCTCAAAGTGTGGCGATGCAGCAATTGTCAACCGGCAAACGCATTAACTCAGCTCGCGATGATGCTGCGGGTATGGCTATTGCCACACGCATGACGCAGCAAATTCGCAGCTTAAACCAGGCAGTGCGAAATGCGGGTGATGCCATCACGCTGATCCAGACCGCTGAAGGCGCGACCAACGAAATCACAGACATGATGCAACGCATGCGTGAGTTGGCCATTCAGGCAGTGAACGATACAAACGACAACGCGCAACGCAGTTACTTGGATCTTGAGTTCCAGCAGCTGAAGCAACAAATTGTTCAGATTGCCGACAACACCGAGTGGAACGGTTTCCCCGTGTTGAACGGAACAGCTGGCGAGCGCGTTGGCGAAATGCCAGTATTCAAGGCAACGTCTAAAAACCAGTTTGGTGGTGTCTTTATTGACCCAACCACCACACGTACGATCAATGGTGCAGGTTCTGGTGAGATCCAGACGCTGACACTTGCCCCAGTTTCACCTGCAACGGTTCCTTCTGAAGGCATCGTCAGTGTGGCGGGTGTGTCTGTGCAAATTACAGCCACTGAAGCTGCCGCAGGCATGACCACGGTGATGAACAAGATCAAGTCAACCTTGACCGACAACACCTTCTTTAATGCAAATTCTGGCCGCAAGGTTGAGCTCACTGCAAACGCAGGTGAGTTGAAGATTACTTACAACAGCACCGATGGTGATGTCCCTGACACAGCCATCACCTTGGGGTCGTCCAACATGACGGCGACCACGCCCGTGGTGGCACGCAAGGCTATGACCAGTGCGACTGAGGTGTTTGCCAACAACGGCAAGTTCTTGCAAAGTGGCGCGCTCAAGATGAGTGTCAACTCTAGCAATACCAACGTCACGGCATCATTCATTACCCAAGACAACAAGACCATTTTGTTGACAGGTACATTGACTGCAGCGACTGGTGTCGTGAGTTTTGCCAAAAGCGCAGGCTTAAACAGTTCAGTGCTTTCGGATGACCTGAGCTACACATTCCGTGACCCAAGTGGAACGGCTTTGGATCTTTCTGTAGCCACTGGTATTCCTCGTGACCTTTCCGTGAACGTGGATGTGGCTGGCAGTATTCCGACATTGCGCGCCGGCGACTTGATGATCAATGGCGTCACCATTGGCCCATCTGTGGCAGCTGACGACTTGCAGTCGCCACGCAACAACGCAGCAGGCAGTGCCATCGCCAAAGCCGCTGCAATTAACCGTGTGGCTGTAGACCAAGGCATTAGCCAAGGCGAATCGCAGTCCATCACATTCTCAGGCACACCGATGCCCGGCACCATCACGGTGGCGGGTGTGAGTGTGGTGCTGACCAATGCAGACAAAACGCCTGCAGATGCAGCTGAAAAAATTGCAACAGCTTTGCAAGCGAGCCCGTTGTTTGACCAATCAACAGGTCGTTTGGTGACTTACGCCAAAGGCTCGGGTGTTGTGAACATTGACTTCCCGACCAGCGAAGGCAATGTATCGGCCATCGAAATTGCCCCGGGTGCAACTGGCTTAGCCAGCACAGTCAACACGACTGCCCAATATTTGACATCGGTACCTGGTACAGGTGTGTTCGCTAAAGTGAACGAAAACGTTTTCACTGGCAAAGCCATGACAGGGTCTTCGGTGACCTCAGGTGTGGTGTTTGTCAACGGCTATGCGTCTGCCAACATCACCACGGTGTTGAACAACCCGCAAGCTACCCGTGAAGCTGTGGCTCGCGCCATCAACTTGATCAGTGACAAGACAGGTGTCAAAGCGATTGACACAGGATCTGAGGCCAAAGGTATTTCTTTGGTGGCAGTTGATGGTCGCAACATTGAAGTGCGCTTTGAAACACCTGACAACGCCAGCGTATTTGGCGACCGCATTGGTATGCGTGAGGGTGTGCAAAGTTCGACGATTTCTTTGGAATCTAAAATTCAAGCGCCTGTGATGCTGACCTCGGCATCATCAGGTGACATTACCCGCGCCGGTTTGGACGCAGGTAATTACTCTAAAAATGAATCGGTGCTGAGCACAGCGACACGTGCTGCTGTGGCTCCTGCAACTGCACAAGTTAGCAGTGTCGAGTTCACAGGTACCGTTGCCAGTGGCGACACTGCAACGATCGTGATCAACGGCACTCAGTTCATATCGACTGCGACCTTGACTAAGCCTCAAGCAGTGCGTGATGACTTGATCACAAAGATCAATACCAACAAAAATCTAGGCGTCATTGCGACAGCCGGTGGCAAAGTTGGCGAAATTTTGCTGACGGCAAAAACTCCAGGTATGTCGTACACCATGACAACCACCAAGAGTGCTAGCGCAACAGCAATGGGTGTGGCAGCGAAAGAAATCACACCCAACGCCGTGGCAGATGTCAAGAATTTGGGCATGGATGATCTGATGATCAATGGCGTCAAGATTCGCCCCAGCACACCCAACGATGATCGTTTTTCAACCACAGCAGTTACCAGCAGTGACCCAGGTTCAAGCGCCATTGCTTTGGCTGCAGCTATCAATGACAGCACCAATTTGACGGGCGTTCGCGCTGAAGCCAACCCCGTGGTGTCAAAAGGTATCAACACTTTGACTGGCGTGCCTTTGAGCGGCAAGCAATCGTTGTGGGTGAACGACACAGAAATTCAAGTGGATTTCGTGCAAAACGAATCCGGTACCGATCGTCGCACCAAGGTGATGGACGCCATCAACCAACGCGTAGGCCAACACGGTGTGACTGCAACAGACAACGGTTACGGTGTAACCCTGAGCTCTGACGGTCGCAACATGTCGGTGTGGTTTGACTCCAGCAAAGACGATTTGTCCGCAGCCAACTTCGGCTTGGACAAGGGCGGCGCAGTTGCGCAAGTTTCTAAAGTCAAGGTGGGTGGAACTAACCCGACAGCAGCAACGACTGCAATGGTGACGATTAACGGCGTGGAGGTTTCTGCTGCCTTGGTTTCGGGTTCTGCTCCAGGTGTGTCTGCCATTGCGTTGCGTGACGCAATCAATGCCAATGCATCACTCAAGAATATCGAAGCAAGTCTGGACCCTGCTGACAGCACATCTGTGTTGATCAAGTCAACAGTGGCAGGTAGTGGTTTTGATTTGCGCGGCGCTAAATTCGGTACTACAGGTATTGCTGGCACCGAAACAATGACCATGAGCACCGTGACCGCCAACAACGCAGGCAAAACAGACGTCACAGCGATTGACTTGAGCACTGCTTACAGCGACAACGTGTTGGCTGGCGAGAGCAATGCCAAAAACGTGAGCACGATGTACGGCACGGTCAAACTGATTGCTGATGCACCTGTGTTGCCAGGTTTGCCTGGTGCCGATGGCATCAAGCCTTCTCAGTTGGGCCTGAGCGGTTCTGCCATTGTGATCAGCAGCGGTGCTGACGGTTTTGGCGCGCTGAGTAACTTCTCGACATTGGGCTTCCACGAGGGCACCTTCGGTGGCCGCGCAAGCCAAGAAATGGATCCTCCTAAAGTGGGTCGCATGGCTTTCCAAGTGGGCGCTTCGGCGAACCAAGTGGTGACCATCGATTTGGCCGACTTTGGTAAGAACGGCTCCATCACAGGCCAGATCACGGGTGACGTGGACTTGGCAGAAGATGCGCGCAAAGTGCGTATCCACACACGTGATGGTGCAACCGCTGTGCTCAACTTGTTGGATGCAGCGATGGACAAGGTCAACGCCACACGCGCCACCATGGGTGCGGTGATGAACCGACTTGACCACGTGGTGAACAACTTGACCAACGTGTCGATGAACATGTCTACGTCTCGTAGTCAGATTGAAGATGCCGACTACGCGTCTGCTTCGACCGAGCTGGCCAAGACGCAAATCATGCAGCAAGCCGCTACTGCGGTGCTGGCGCAAGCCAACACCAGCCAGCAGTCGGTGCTCAAACTCTTGGGTGGTTAATGGCAGCCACTAGCCCCACACCCTTACCCAAGGGCCCCAATTGCTGGGAGTGTCGCTACATGGCGATCACGTGGGATGTGCGCATGCCTTACGGCTGCAAGCTCATGGGCTTTCGTTCGAAAGTCGTTCCCTCGTTGGAGGTGCTGCGCACGGACGGGCGGTTTTGTGGCGGTTTCTCGCCTAAACCAGCCAAGACAGACGCCCAAAAAGTATCGAAGAAGCCTGTCGGTAACTCGTCGCAACGTCGAGAAAATGACCCTCGCAGGCCTGTTTACCACATTAATTTAATTACATAGGTTACAAAACAACCTGGCACGGCCTTTGCATAACAGTCTTACCTTTATTTCGGACTGTACTCAAAGTGAATGCTTCTTCTGTCAACGTAATTCATGCCGTTTGGTTGGACCCTTTTAGTCCAATCGACGCCGCAGAACGCGCCCAGCTGGATGCCGCAGGTATCAGTCTGGAAACTGTGTCTACCTTGGGCGACCTCACGCTGGCTTTGCGCCGTGCACATGTGCTGGTCATTCGCTTGGGCGATAGTGCCGAGCTACTCAAGGAAGTTCAAACCCTCATTGCCCAACTCGGCCACACCGTGCCCGTGCTGTGCCGCGTGGACCGTCGCCGCATGGAAGTGGCTGTGGACGCGATGCGCTTGGGTGCGTTGCATGTGTTGTCGTCAGACGAGTGGTCTGCCGCCGCATGGCAAGGCGCTGTGAAAGGCCTG from Limnohabitans curvus carries:
- a CDS encoding flagellin — protein: MAVINTNVKALFSQMALGSSGRAQSVAMQQLSTGKRINSARDDAAGMAIATRMTQQIRSLNQAVRNAGDAITLIQTAEGATNEITDMMQRMRELAIQAVNDTNDNAQRSYLDLEFQQLKQQIVQIADNTEWNGFPVLNGTAGERVGEMPVFKATSKNQFGGVFIDPTTTRTINGAGSGEIQTLTLAPVSPATVPSEGIVSVAGVSVQITATEAAAGMTTVMNKIKSTLTDNTFFNANSGRKVELTANAGELKITYNSTDGDVPDTAITLGSSNMTATTPVVARKAMTSATEVFANNGKFLQSGALKMSVNSSNTNVTASFITQDNKTILLTGTLTAATGVVSFAKSAGLNSSVLSDDLSYTFRDPSGTALDLSVATGIPRDLSVNVDVAGSIPTLRAGDLMINGVTIGPSVAADDLQSPRNNAAGSAIAKAAAINRVAVDQGISQGESQSITFSGTPMPGTITVAGVSVVLTNADKTPADAAEKIATALQASPLFDQSTGRLVTYAKGSGVVNIDFPTSEGNVSAIEIAPGATGLASTVNTTAQYLTSVPGTGVFAKVNENVFTGKAMTGSSVTSGVVFVNGYASANITTVLNNPQATREAVARAINLISDKTGVKAIDTGSEAKGISLVAVDGRNIEVRFETPDNASVFGDRIGMREGVQSSTISLESKIQAPVMLTSASSGDITRAGLDAGNYSKNESVLSTATRAAVAPATAQVSSVEFTGTVASGDTATIVINGTQFISTATLTKPQAVRDDLITKINTNKNLGVIATAGGKVGEILLTAKTPGMSYTMTTTKSASATAMGVAAKEITPNAVADVKNLGMDDLMINGVKIRPSTPNDDRFSTTAVTSSDPGSSAIALAAAINDSTNLTGVRAEANPVVSKGINTLTGVPLSGKQSLWVNDTEIQVDFVQNESGTDRRTKVMDAINQRVGQHGVTATDNGYGVTLSSDGRNMSVWFDSSKDDLSAANFGLDKGGAVAQVSKVKVGGTNPTAATTAMVTINGVEVSAALVSGSAPGVSAIALRDAINANASLKNIEASLDPADSTSVLIKSTVAGSGFDLRGAKFGTTGIAGTETMTMSTVTANNAGKTDVTAIDLSTAYSDNVLAGESNAKNVSTMYGTVKLIADAPVLPGLPGADGIKPSQLGLSGSAIVISSGADGFGALSNFSTLGFHEGTFGGRASQEMDPPKVGRMAFQVGASANQVVTIDLADFGKNGSITGQITGDVDLAEDARKVRIHTRDGATAVLNLLDAAMDKVNATRATMGAVMNRLDHVVNNLTNVSMNMSTSRSQIEDADYASASTELAKTQIMQQAATAVLAQANTSQQSVLKLLGG